A genomic region of Cyprinus carpio isolate SPL01 chromosome B13, ASM1834038v1, whole genome shotgun sequence contains the following coding sequences:
- the LOC109100672 gene encoding zinc finger MIZ domain-containing protein 1-like isoform X6: MNSMKPSLSHCDGSFPYDSVPWQQNANQAPGSLSVVTTVWGVTNTSQSQVLGNPMANTNNPMNPGGNTLGTSMSGNNPGINSPQFPGQQQQFSAKGGSNQAYMQQSMYGRPGHPGGGGFGGSYPGGPNAPGGIGMPPHTRPPSDFTQPAAAAAAAAVAAAAATATATATATVAALQETNKDMNQYNQVCSSFQMGPTQGYNNQFMNQPGPRGPPSMAGGMNPAGMGGGMNSSNMSGPPMGMNQPRGPGMGPFGGHGQRMPQQGYPGPRPQSMPMQGTKRHYPGEPNYGGQQFGPNGQFPNQQGQYPNPNASRALPSPNYPGQRMPGQQGSGQYPPTGVAMGQYYKQEPFNGQNNNFSGGGYGYSQGNGPPRQVVNYPHSPVPGNPTPPMTPGSSIPYMSPSQDVKPPFPPDMKPNMTSLPPPPTNPNEELRLTFPVRDGVVLEPFRLEHNLAVSNHVFHLRPSVHQTLMWRSDLELQFKCYHHEDRQMNTNWPASVQVSVNATPLTIERGDNKTSHKPLHLKHVCQPGRNTIQITVTACCCSHLFVLQLVHRPSVRSVLQGLLKKRLLPAEHCITKIKRNFSSVAASSGNATLNGEDGVEQTAIKVSLKCPITFRRIQLPARGHDCKHVQCFDLESYLQLNCERGTWRCPVCNKTALLEGLEVDQYMWGILNAIQNSEFEEVTIDPTCSWRPVPIKSDIHIKEDPDGPLAKRFKTMSPSQMIMPNVLDMIAQLGPGPSPYTPLPPQHGGNNGEYGGHGRGNSYQGHGNFDFSHSNSGGGTPMNDFMHGPQLSHPPDMPSSLMGPDKPLAHGMPDSMPRPVSADQSHASMQPGMHASPHPNSQSAQPLHHSGPPSSQHPRQPPPPQQPGQNSHPHAEMTFNPAADGQAGGQGPADMPEPSLDLLPELANPDELLSYLDPPDLPSSSNDDLLSLFENN, encoded by the exons ATGAACTCCATGAAGCCCTCGCTCTCACATTG TGATGGGTCCTTTCCATATGACAGTGTTCCCTGGCAACAAAACGCTAACCAGGCCCCGGGTTCACTGTCGGTAGTTACGACGGTGTGGGGAGTTACCAATACATCACAAAGTCAG GTCTTGGGTAACCCCATGGCCAATACTAACAATCCCATGAACCCTGGAGGCAATACACTAGGGACGAGTATGTCAGGCAACAACCCAGGGATCAACTCACCTCAGTTCCCTGGCCAACAACAACAGTTTTCAGCCAAAGGGGGATCCAACCAGGCCTACATGCAGCAAAGCATGTATGGGCGTCCAGGGCACCCGGGAGGAGGAGGCTTTGGTGGAAG TTACCCAGGTGGGCCAAATGCTCCGGGTGGCATAGGCATGCCCCCCCATACACGACCGCCCTCTGATTTCACCcaacctgctgctgctgccgccgccgccgccgtcGCTGCTGCCGCCGCCACCGCAACAGCTACTGCCACAGCAACCGTGGCAGCCCTGCAAGAGACCAATAAAGACATGAACCAGTATAACCAG GTCTGCTCCTCTTTCCAGATGGGGCCTACGCAAGGCTACAATAACCAGTTCATGAACCAGCCAGGGCCCCGTGGACCCCCGTCCATGGCTGGAGGCATGAACCCAGCTGGTATGGGTGGTGGCATGAATAGCTCCAACATGAGTGGCCCACCAATGGGTATGAACCAGCCCAGAGGCCCAGGAATGGGGCCCTTCGGTGGCCACGGCCAAAGGATGCCTCAACAGGGTTACCCTGGACCCAGACCTCAGTCCATGCCCATGCAGGGCACCAAGAGGCACTATCCAGGAGAG CCTAATTATGGAGGCCAGCAGTTTGGACCCAACGGCCAGTTTCCCAACCAGCAAGGGCAGTACCCTAACCCAAACGCTTCTAGAGCCCTTCCTTCACCCAATTACCCTGGCCAAAGGATGCCAGGACAACAGGGCTCTGGCCAGTACCCCCCTACTGGGGTAGCCATGGGCCAATACTATAAG CAAGAGCCATTTAATGGTCAGAACAACAATTTCTCTGGTGGTGGTTATGGGTATAGTCAAGGAAATGGG CCTCCTCGGCAGGTGGTGAACTACCCACACTCGCCAGTTCCTGGGAACCCCACGCCACCCATGACCCCTGGAAGTAGTATACCATACATGTCGCCCAGTCAAGATGTCAAGCCCCCGTTTCCTCCAGACATGAAGCCAAACATGACGTCTTTGCCTCCACCTCCAA CCAACCCCAATGAGGAGCTGCGTTTGACGTTCCCAGTGAGAGACGGAGTGGTGCTGGAGCCCTTTAGATTAGAGCACAACCTGGCCGTCAGTAACCACGTCTTCCATCTGCGCCCCTCCGTCCACCAGACGCTTATGTGGAG ATCTGATCTGGAGCTGCAGTTTAAGTGCTATCATCATGAGGACCGACAAATGAACACCAATTGGCCCGCATCCGTCCAAGTCAGCGTCAATGCCACCCCCCTCACTATTGAGAGGGGCGACAATAAAACATCCCACAAACCCCTGCATCTAAAGCATGTGTGTCAGCCAGGGAGAAACACCATCCAGATTACGGTCACAGCCTGCTGTTGT TCGCACTTGTTCGTGCTGCAGCTGGTCCATAGGCCTTCGGTGCGATCGGTCCTGCAAGGGCTCCTCAAGAAGAGGCTCCTTCCTGCCGAACATTGCATTACCAAAA TTAAAAGAAACTTCAGTAGCGTAGCAGCGTCCTCTGGGAATGCCACACTAAATGGAGAGGATGGAGTAGAGCAGACAGCCATCAAAGTGTCCCTCAAGTGTCCAATCACATTCCGACGGATCCAGCTCCCTGCTAGGGGACATGACTGCAAACACGTGCAG TGCTTTGACTTAGAGTCCTATCTTCAGCTCAACTGTGAGAGAGGAACGTGGAGATGTCCTGTATGCAA TAAAACAGCATTATTGGAAGGGCTGGAGGTGGATCAGTACATGTGGGGAATTCTCAATGCGATCCAAAA TTCGGAGTTTGAAGAGGTCACCATCGACCCTACGTGTAGTTGGAGGCCGGTGCCCATAAAGTCAGACATTCATATAAAGGAGGACCCAGATGGCCCTCTGGCCAAGCGTTTTAAGACCATGAGTCCCAGTCAAATGATCATGCCTAATGTGTTGGATATGATCGCCCAGCTGGGTCCCGGCCCTTCACCCtacacccccctcccccctcagCACGGAGGAAATAATGGCGAATATGGGGGCCATGGTAGAG GCAATAGTTATCAGGGCCATGGAAACTTTGACTTCTCCCACAGTAACTCTGGTGGCGGAACTCCCATGAATGACTTCATGCATGGACCCCAGCTCTCACATCCTCCAGACATGCCCAGCAGCCTCATGGGCCCTGACAAGCCTCTCGCCCACGGCATGCCCGACTCG ATGCCCCGTCCTGTGAGCGCTGATCAATCCCATGCTTCCATGCAGCCAGGCATGCACGCATCCCCTCACCCCAACAGCCAATCAGCTCAGCCATTGCATCACAGCGGCCCCCCATCCTCCCAGCACCCACGCCAGCCCCCGCCCCCCCAGCAGCCAGGCCAAAACAGTCACCCACATGCCGAAATGACCTTCAACCCCGCCGCTGATGGGCAGGCAGGTGGCCAGGGACCTGCAGACATGCCCGAGCCTTCTCTGGAT cTTCTGCCAGAACTGGCGAACCCAGACGAGTTGCTGTCATACTTAGACCCTCCTGACCTCCCAAGCAGCAGCAATGACGATCTGCTTTCCCTTTTTGAGAACAACTGA
- the LOC109100672 gene encoding zinc finger MIZ domain-containing protein 1-like isoform X4, translated as MNSIPSMDRHIQQTNDRLLCIKQHLQNPANFQTAATELLDWCGDPRAFQRPFEQSLMGCLTVVSRVAAQQGFDLDLGYRLLAVCAANRDKFTPKSAALLSSWCEELGRLLLLRHQKNRQSDPPGKVPLQPPMNSMKPSLSHCDGSFPYDSVPWQQNANQAPGSLSVVTTVWGVTNTSQSQVLGNPMANTNNPMNPGGNTLGTSMSGNNPGINSPQFPGQQQQFSAKGGSNQAYMQQSMYGRPGHPGGGGFGGSYPGGPNAPGGIGMPPHTRPPSDFTQPAAAAAAAAVAAAAATATATATATVAALQETNKDMNQYNQVCSSFQMGPTQGYNNQFMNQPGPRGPPSMAGGMNPAGMGGGMNSSNMSGPPMGMNQPRGPGMGPFGGHGQRMPQQGYPGPRPQSMPMQGTKRHYPGEPNYGGQQFGPNGQFPNQQGQYPNPNASRALPSPNYPGQRMPGQQGSGQYPPTGVAMGQYYKQEPFNGQNNNFSGGGYGYSQGNGPPRQVVNYPHSPVPGNPTPPMTPGSSIPYMSPSQDVKPPFPPDMKPNMTSLPPPPTNPNEELRLTFPVRDGVVLEPFRLEHNLAVSNHVFHLRPSVHQTLMWRSDLELQFKCYHHEDRQMNTNWPASVQVSVNATPLTIERGDNKTSHKPLHLKHVCQPGRNTIQITVTACCCSHLFVLQLVHRPSVRSVLQGLLKKRLLPAEHCITKIKRNFSSVAASSGNATLNGEDGVEQTAIKVSLKCPITFRRIQLPARGHDCKHVQCFDLESYLQLNCERGTWRCPVCNKTALLEGLEVDQYMWGILNAIQNSEFEEVTIDPTCSWRPVPIKSDIHIKEDPDGPLAKRFKTMSPSQMIMPNVLDMIAQLGPGPSPYTPLPPQHGGNNGEYGGHGRGNSYQGHGNFDFSHSNSGGGTPMNDFMHGPQLSHPPDMPSSLMGPDKPLAHGMPDSMPRPVSADQSHASMQPGMHASPHPNSQSAQPLHHSGPPSSQHPRQPPPPQQPGQNSHPHAEMTFNPAADGQAGGQGPADMPEPSLDLLPELANPDELLSYLDPPDLPSSSNDDLLSLFENN; from the exons cTCTCCTGTCGTCCTGGTGCGAGGAGCTGGGACGGCTGCTCTTGTTGCGGCATCAGAAGAATCGTCAGAGCGATCCACCGGGCAAAGTACCCTTGCAGCCACCCATGAACTCCATGAAGCCCTCGCTCTCACATTG TGATGGGTCCTTTCCATATGACAGTGTTCCCTGGCAACAAAACGCTAACCAGGCCCCGGGTTCACTGTCGGTAGTTACGACGGTGTGGGGAGTTACCAATACATCACAAAGTCAG GTCTTGGGTAACCCCATGGCCAATACTAACAATCCCATGAACCCTGGAGGCAATACACTAGGGACGAGTATGTCAGGCAACAACCCAGGGATCAACTCACCTCAGTTCCCTGGCCAACAACAACAGTTTTCAGCCAAAGGGGGATCCAACCAGGCCTACATGCAGCAAAGCATGTATGGGCGTCCAGGGCACCCGGGAGGAGGAGGCTTTGGTGGAAG TTACCCAGGTGGGCCAAATGCTCCGGGTGGCATAGGCATGCCCCCCCATACACGACCGCCCTCTGATTTCACCcaacctgctgctgctgccgccgccgccgccgtcGCTGCTGCCGCCGCCACCGCAACAGCTACTGCCACAGCAACCGTGGCAGCCCTGCAAGAGACCAATAAAGACATGAACCAGTATAACCAG GTCTGCTCCTCTTTCCAGATGGGGCCTACGCAAGGCTACAATAACCAGTTCATGAACCAGCCAGGGCCCCGTGGACCCCCGTCCATGGCTGGAGGCATGAACCCAGCTGGTATGGGTGGTGGCATGAATAGCTCCAACATGAGTGGCCCACCAATGGGTATGAACCAGCCCAGAGGCCCAGGAATGGGGCCCTTCGGTGGCCACGGCCAAAGGATGCCTCAACAGGGTTACCCTGGACCCAGACCTCAGTCCATGCCCATGCAGGGCACCAAGAGGCACTATCCAGGAGAG CCTAATTATGGAGGCCAGCAGTTTGGACCCAACGGCCAGTTTCCCAACCAGCAAGGGCAGTACCCTAACCCAAACGCTTCTAGAGCCCTTCCTTCACCCAATTACCCTGGCCAAAGGATGCCAGGACAACAGGGCTCTGGCCAGTACCCCCCTACTGGGGTAGCCATGGGCCAATACTATAAG CAAGAGCCATTTAATGGTCAGAACAACAATTTCTCTGGTGGTGGTTATGGGTATAGTCAAGGAAATGGG CCTCCTCGGCAGGTGGTGAACTACCCACACTCGCCAGTTCCTGGGAACCCCACGCCACCCATGACCCCTGGAAGTAGTATACCATACATGTCGCCCAGTCAAGATGTCAAGCCCCCGTTTCCTCCAGACATGAAGCCAAACATGACGTCTTTGCCTCCACCTCCAA CCAACCCCAATGAGGAGCTGCGTTTGACGTTCCCAGTGAGAGACGGAGTGGTGCTGGAGCCCTTTAGATTAGAGCACAACCTGGCCGTCAGTAACCACGTCTTCCATCTGCGCCCCTCCGTCCACCAGACGCTTATGTGGAG ATCTGATCTGGAGCTGCAGTTTAAGTGCTATCATCATGAGGACCGACAAATGAACACCAATTGGCCCGCATCCGTCCAAGTCAGCGTCAATGCCACCCCCCTCACTATTGAGAGGGGCGACAATAAAACATCCCACAAACCCCTGCATCTAAAGCATGTGTGTCAGCCAGGGAGAAACACCATCCAGATTACGGTCACAGCCTGCTGTTGT TCGCACTTGTTCGTGCTGCAGCTGGTCCATAGGCCTTCGGTGCGATCGGTCCTGCAAGGGCTCCTCAAGAAGAGGCTCCTTCCTGCCGAACATTGCATTACCAAAA TTAAAAGAAACTTCAGTAGCGTAGCAGCGTCCTCTGGGAATGCCACACTAAATGGAGAGGATGGAGTAGAGCAGACAGCCATCAAAGTGTCCCTCAAGTGTCCAATCACATTCCGACGGATCCAGCTCCCTGCTAGGGGACATGACTGCAAACACGTGCAG TGCTTTGACTTAGAGTCCTATCTTCAGCTCAACTGTGAGAGAGGAACGTGGAGATGTCCTGTATGCAA TAAAACAGCATTATTGGAAGGGCTGGAGGTGGATCAGTACATGTGGGGAATTCTCAATGCGATCCAAAA TTCGGAGTTTGAAGAGGTCACCATCGACCCTACGTGTAGTTGGAGGCCGGTGCCCATAAAGTCAGACATTCATATAAAGGAGGACCCAGATGGCCCTCTGGCCAAGCGTTTTAAGACCATGAGTCCCAGTCAAATGATCATGCCTAATGTGTTGGATATGATCGCCCAGCTGGGTCCCGGCCCTTCACCCtacacccccctcccccctcagCACGGAGGAAATAATGGCGAATATGGGGGCCATGGTAGAG GCAATAGTTATCAGGGCCATGGAAACTTTGACTTCTCCCACAGTAACTCTGGTGGCGGAACTCCCATGAATGACTTCATGCATGGACCCCAGCTCTCACATCCTCCAGACATGCCCAGCAGCCTCATGGGCCCTGACAAGCCTCTCGCCCACGGCATGCCCGACTCG ATGCCCCGTCCTGTGAGCGCTGATCAATCCCATGCTTCCATGCAGCCAGGCATGCACGCATCCCCTCACCCCAACAGCCAATCAGCTCAGCCATTGCATCACAGCGGCCCCCCATCCTCCCAGCACCCACGCCAGCCCCCGCCCCCCCAGCAGCCAGGCCAAAACAGTCACCCACATGCCGAAATGACCTTCAACCCCGCCGCTGATGGGCAGGCAGGTGGCCAGGGACCTGCAGACATGCCCGAGCCTTCTCTGGAT cTTCTGCCAGAACTGGCGAACCCAGACGAGTTGCTGTCATACTTAGACCCTCCTGACCTCCCAAGCAGCAGCAATGACGATCTGCTTTCCCTTTTTGAGAACAACTGA
- the LOC109100672 gene encoding zinc finger MIZ domain-containing protein 1-like isoform X3, with protein MNSIPSMDRHIQQTNDRLLCIKQFEQHLQNPANFQTAATELLDWCGDPRAFQRPFEQSLMGCLTVVSRVAAQQGFDLDLGYRLLAVCAANRDKFTPKSAALLSSWCEELGRLLLLRHQKNRQSDPPGKVPLQPPMNSMKPSLSHCDGSFPYDSVPWQQNANQAPGSLSVVTTVWGVTNTSQSQVLGNPMANTNNPMNPGGNTLGTSMSGNNPGINSPQFPGQQQQFSAKGGSNQAYMQQSMYGRPGHPGGGGFGGSYPGGPNAPGGIGMPPHTRPPSDFTQPAAAAAAAAVAAAAATATATATATVAALQETNKDMNQYNQVCSSFQMGPTQGYNNQFMNQPGPRGPPSMAGGMNPAGMGGGMNSSNMSGPPMGMNQPRGPGMGPFGGHGQRMPQQGYPGPRPQSMPMQGTKRHYPGEPNYGGQQFGPNGQFPNQQGQYPNPNASRALPSPNYPGQRMPGQQGSGQYPPTGVAMGQYYKQEPFNGQNNNFSGGGYGYSQGNGPPRQVVNYPHSPVPGNPTPPMTPGSSIPYMSPSQDVKPPFPPDMKPNMTSLPPPPTNPNEELRLTFPVRDGVVLEPFRLEHNLAVSNHVFHLRPSVHQTLMWRSDLELQFKCYHHEDRQMNTNWPASVQVSVNATPLTIERGDNKTSHKPLHLKHVCQPGRNTIQITVTACCCSHLFVLQLVHRPSVRSVLQGLLKKRLLPAEHCITKIKRNFSSVAASSGNATLNGEDGVEQTAIKVSLKCPITFRRIQLPARGHDCKHVQCFDLESYLQLNCERGTWRCPVCNKTALLEGLEVDQYMWGILNAIQNSEFEEVTIDPTCSWRPVPIKSDIHIKEDPDGPLAKRFKTMSPSQMIMPNVLDMIAQLGPGPSPYTPLPPQHGGNNGEYGGHGRGNSYQGHGNFDFSHSNSGGGTPMNDFMHGPQLSHPPDMPSSLMGPDKPLAHGMPDSMPRPVSADQSHASMQPGMHASPHPNSQSAQPLHHSGPPSSQHPRQPPPPQQPGQNSHPHAEMTFNPAADGQAGGQGPADMPEPSLDLLPELANPDELLSYLDPPDLPSSSNDDLLSLFENN; from the exons cTCTCCTGTCGTCCTGGTGCGAGGAGCTGGGACGGCTGCTCTTGTTGCGGCATCAGAAGAATCGTCAGAGCGATCCACCGGGCAAAGTACCCTTGCAGCCACCCATGAACTCCATGAAGCCCTCGCTCTCACATTG TGATGGGTCCTTTCCATATGACAGTGTTCCCTGGCAACAAAACGCTAACCAGGCCCCGGGTTCACTGTCGGTAGTTACGACGGTGTGGGGAGTTACCAATACATCACAAAGTCAG GTCTTGGGTAACCCCATGGCCAATACTAACAATCCCATGAACCCTGGAGGCAATACACTAGGGACGAGTATGTCAGGCAACAACCCAGGGATCAACTCACCTCAGTTCCCTGGCCAACAACAACAGTTTTCAGCCAAAGGGGGATCCAACCAGGCCTACATGCAGCAAAGCATGTATGGGCGTCCAGGGCACCCGGGAGGAGGAGGCTTTGGTGGAAG TTACCCAGGTGGGCCAAATGCTCCGGGTGGCATAGGCATGCCCCCCCATACACGACCGCCCTCTGATTTCACCcaacctgctgctgctgccgccgccgccgccgtcGCTGCTGCCGCCGCCACCGCAACAGCTACTGCCACAGCAACCGTGGCAGCCCTGCAAGAGACCAATAAAGACATGAACCAGTATAACCAG GTCTGCTCCTCTTTCCAGATGGGGCCTACGCAAGGCTACAATAACCAGTTCATGAACCAGCCAGGGCCCCGTGGACCCCCGTCCATGGCTGGAGGCATGAACCCAGCTGGTATGGGTGGTGGCATGAATAGCTCCAACATGAGTGGCCCACCAATGGGTATGAACCAGCCCAGAGGCCCAGGAATGGGGCCCTTCGGTGGCCACGGCCAAAGGATGCCTCAACAGGGTTACCCTGGACCCAGACCTCAGTCCATGCCCATGCAGGGCACCAAGAGGCACTATCCAGGAGAG CCTAATTATGGAGGCCAGCAGTTTGGACCCAACGGCCAGTTTCCCAACCAGCAAGGGCAGTACCCTAACCCAAACGCTTCTAGAGCCCTTCCTTCACCCAATTACCCTGGCCAAAGGATGCCAGGACAACAGGGCTCTGGCCAGTACCCCCCTACTGGGGTAGCCATGGGCCAATACTATAAG CAAGAGCCATTTAATGGTCAGAACAACAATTTCTCTGGTGGTGGTTATGGGTATAGTCAAGGAAATGGG CCTCCTCGGCAGGTGGTGAACTACCCACACTCGCCAGTTCCTGGGAACCCCACGCCACCCATGACCCCTGGAAGTAGTATACCATACATGTCGCCCAGTCAAGATGTCAAGCCCCCGTTTCCTCCAGACATGAAGCCAAACATGACGTCTTTGCCTCCACCTCCAA CCAACCCCAATGAGGAGCTGCGTTTGACGTTCCCAGTGAGAGACGGAGTGGTGCTGGAGCCCTTTAGATTAGAGCACAACCTGGCCGTCAGTAACCACGTCTTCCATCTGCGCCCCTCCGTCCACCAGACGCTTATGTGGAG ATCTGATCTGGAGCTGCAGTTTAAGTGCTATCATCATGAGGACCGACAAATGAACACCAATTGGCCCGCATCCGTCCAAGTCAGCGTCAATGCCACCCCCCTCACTATTGAGAGGGGCGACAATAAAACATCCCACAAACCCCTGCATCTAAAGCATGTGTGTCAGCCAGGGAGAAACACCATCCAGATTACGGTCACAGCCTGCTGTTGT TCGCACTTGTTCGTGCTGCAGCTGGTCCATAGGCCTTCGGTGCGATCGGTCCTGCAAGGGCTCCTCAAGAAGAGGCTCCTTCCTGCCGAACATTGCATTACCAAAA TTAAAAGAAACTTCAGTAGCGTAGCAGCGTCCTCTGGGAATGCCACACTAAATGGAGAGGATGGAGTAGAGCAGACAGCCATCAAAGTGTCCCTCAAGTGTCCAATCACATTCCGACGGATCCAGCTCCCTGCTAGGGGACATGACTGCAAACACGTGCAG TGCTTTGACTTAGAGTCCTATCTTCAGCTCAACTGTGAGAGAGGAACGTGGAGATGTCCTGTATGCAA TAAAACAGCATTATTGGAAGGGCTGGAGGTGGATCAGTACATGTGGGGAATTCTCAATGCGATCCAAAA TTCGGAGTTTGAAGAGGTCACCATCGACCCTACGTGTAGTTGGAGGCCGGTGCCCATAAAGTCAGACATTCATATAAAGGAGGACCCAGATGGCCCTCTGGCCAAGCGTTTTAAGACCATGAGTCCCAGTCAAATGATCATGCCTAATGTGTTGGATATGATCGCCCAGCTGGGTCCCGGCCCTTCACCCtacacccccctcccccctcagCACGGAGGAAATAATGGCGAATATGGGGGCCATGGTAGAG GCAATAGTTATCAGGGCCATGGAAACTTTGACTTCTCCCACAGTAACTCTGGTGGCGGAACTCCCATGAATGACTTCATGCATGGACCCCAGCTCTCACATCCTCCAGACATGCCCAGCAGCCTCATGGGCCCTGACAAGCCTCTCGCCCACGGCATGCCCGACTCG ATGCCCCGTCCTGTGAGCGCTGATCAATCCCATGCTTCCATGCAGCCAGGCATGCACGCATCCCCTCACCCCAACAGCCAATCAGCTCAGCCATTGCATCACAGCGGCCCCCCATCCTCCCAGCACCCACGCCAGCCCCCGCCCCCCCAGCAGCCAGGCCAAAACAGTCACCCACATGCCGAAATGACCTTCAACCCCGCCGCTGATGGGCAGGCAGGTGGCCAGGGACCTGCAGACATGCCCGAGCCTTCTCTGGAT cTTCTGCCAGAACTGGCGAACCCAGACGAGTTGCTGTCATACTTAGACCCTCCTGACCTCCCAAGCAGCAGCAATGACGATCTGCTTTCCCTTTTTGAGAACAACTGA